A genomic segment from Curtobacterium sp. MCSS17_007 encodes:
- the rpsG gene encoding 30S ribosomal protein S7, with product MPRKGPAPKRPVVADPVYGAPIVSQLVNKILLDGKKGLAERIVYDALEGVSAKNQQDAVATLKKALDNVRPTLEVRSRRVGGSTYQVPVEVKPHRANTLALRWLTSYAKARREKTMTERLMNEILDASNGLGAAVKRREDTHKMAESNKAFAHYRW from the coding sequence ATGCCTCGTAAGGGTCCCGCCCCGAAGCGTCCCGTCGTCGCCGACCCGGTGTACGGCGCGCCGATCGTCTCGCAGCTCGTCAACAAGATCCTCCTGGACGGCAAGAAGGGCCTCGCCGAGCGCATCGTCTACGATGCACTCGAGGGCGTCTCCGCCAAGAACCAGCAGGATGCCGTCGCGACGCTGAAGAAGGCGCTCGACAACGTCCGTCCGACTCTCGAGGTCCGCAGCCGCCGCGTCGGTGGCTCGACCTACCAGGTCCCGGTCGAGGTCAAGCCGCACCGCGCGAACACCCTCGCGCTCCGCTGGCTCACCTCGTACGCCAAGGCCCGTCGCGAGAAGACGATGACCGAGCGTCTCATGAACGAGATCCTCGACGCGTCGAACGGCCTCGGTGCCGCGGTCAAGCGCCGCGAGGACACGCACAAGATGGCCGAGTCGAACAAGGCCTTCGCCCACTACCGCTGGTAG
- the rpsL gene encoding 30S ribosomal protein S12, whose amino-acid sequence MPTIQQLVRKGRTPKVVKTKAPALKANPQQRGVCTRVYTTTPKKPNSALRKVARVKLSNGTEVTAYIPGEGHNLQEHSMVLVRGGRVKDLPGVRYKIIRGALDTQAVKNRKQARSRYGAKKG is encoded by the coding sequence TTGCCTACCATCCAGCAGCTCGTTCGCAAGGGTCGTACGCCCAAGGTCGTCAAGACCAAGGCGCCGGCACTGAAGGCGAACCCCCAGCAGCGTGGTGTCTGCACCCGCGTCTACACCACCACCCCCAAGAAGCCGAACTCGGCCCTGCGCAAGGTCGCTCGTGTGAAGCTCTCGAACGGCACCGAGGTCACGGCCTACATCCCCGGTGAGGGCCACAACCTGCAGGAGCACTCGATGGTGCTCGTCCGCGGCGGTCGTGTGAAGGACCTCCCCGGTGTGCGCTACAAGATCATCCGCGGTGCCCTGGACACCCAGGCCGTCAAGAACCGTAAGCAGGCCCGCAGCCGCTACGGCGCGAAGAAGGGTTGA
- the rplD gene encoding 50S ribosomal protein L4, whose amino-acid sequence MATETATTIDVLDATGAVAGSIELPAELFDVETNVPLIHQVVTAQLAAARQGTHKTKNRGEVRGAGRKPFKQKGTGRSRQGSVRAPEHTGGGVVHGPTPRDYSQRTPKKMIAAALLGSLSDRARGGRIAAVESFVPAELPSTKTARTLIEKVAPVKNVLVVLESDDELTLKSVRNLSNVHALSYSQLNAYDVLKADALVFSKSALDAFIASKTAKEISA is encoded by the coding sequence ATGGCCACCGAGACCGCAACCACGATCGACGTCCTCGACGCGACCGGAGCCGTCGCCGGCAGCATCGAGCTGCCCGCCGAGCTCTTCGACGTCGAGACGAACGTCCCGCTCATCCACCAGGTCGTCACCGCGCAGCTCGCCGCCGCGCGTCAGGGCACCCACAAGACCAAGAACCGTGGCGAAGTCCGCGGTGCCGGTCGCAAGCCGTTCAAGCAGAAGGGCACCGGCCGCTCCCGTCAGGGTTCGGTCCGCGCTCCGGAGCACACCGGCGGTGGCGTCGTCCACGGACCGACCCCGCGCGACTACTCGCAGCGCACCCCGAAGAAGATGATCGCCGCGGCGCTGCTCGGCTCGCTCTCGGACCGTGCCCGCGGTGGCCGCATCGCCGCCGTCGAGTCCTTCGTCCCGGCTGAACTGCCGTCGACCAAGACCGCTCGCACGCTCATCGAGAAGGTCGCGCCCGTCAAGAACGTGCTCGTCGTGCTCGAGTCGGACGACGAGCTCACGCTCAAGTCGGTCCGCAACCTGTCGAACGTCCACGCGCTCTCGTACAGCCAGCTCAACGCCTACGACGTGCTCAAGGCCGACGCCCTCGTCTTCAGCAAGAGCGCACTCGACGCCTTCATCGCGTCGAAGACCGCGAAGGAGATCTCCGCATGA
- a CDS encoding DarT ssDNA thymidine ADP-ribosyltransferase family protein, translating to MTDECIHGFPTELCDICAPRQREAPAAPTPAPRRTRITTSLRSTPGPLGSGSSLRSPAAPELPEPRDFGALRAHHVTHVDNLAAIVAEGAVLAADAATPAVDVSAPETRAARAEATAPDGGPVSGHVAFTLSPDATRWDELRRGAQGARWSDAARRTRATEYVVLVVPVSAFGASVIVADQDAEAEDVRFAVGPEAATNLIRRTDFTDPEMHGLELLAGPRVPFSSVAVIGVPNDRVRQQVKALLAEHRGHAPRVAVFPPWFVPPVVDAE from the coding sequence GTGACCGACGAGTGCATCCACGGTTTCCCCACCGAGCTCTGCGACATCTGTGCCCCCCGCCAGCGCGAGGCGCCGGCAGCCCCCACCCCGGCTCCGCGCCGGACCCGCATCACCACCTCCCTCCGCAGCACCCCGGGCCCCCTCGGCTCGGGCTCCTCGCTCCGCTCGCCCGCGGCGCCCGAGCTGCCCGAACCGCGTGACTTCGGCGCCCTCCGCGCCCACCACGTCACGCACGTCGACAACCTCGCGGCGATCGTCGCCGAGGGTGCCGTCCTCGCCGCCGACGCCGCCACCCCCGCGGTCGACGTCAGCGCTCCCGAGACGCGGGCGGCCCGTGCCGAGGCGACCGCACCCGACGGCGGCCCCGTGTCCGGTCACGTCGCGTTCACGCTCTCGCCCGACGCCACCCGGTGGGACGAGCTCCGCCGCGGCGCCCAGGGCGCCCGGTGGTCCGACGCGGCTCGGCGGACCCGGGCGACCGAGTACGTCGTGCTCGTCGTCCCCGTGTCGGCCTTCGGTGCGTCCGTCATCGTCGCCGACCAGGACGCCGAGGCCGAGGACGTCCGCTTCGCCGTCGGCCCCGAGGCGGCGACGAACCTCATCCGGCGCACGGACTTCACCGACCCGGAGATGCACGGCCTCGAGCTGCTCGCCGGGCCGCGCGTGCCGTTCTCCTCCGTCGCGGTCATCGGCGTGCCGAACGACCGGGTCCGCCAGCAGGTCAAGGCGCTCCTCGCCGAGCACCGCGGACACGCGCCGCGTGTCGCGGTCTTCCCGCCGTGGTTCGTGCCGCCCGTGGTCGACGCCGAGTAG
- the fusA gene encoding elongation factor G: MAQDVLTDLNKVRNIGIMAHIDAGKTTTTERILFYTGITHKIGEVHDGAATMDWMAQEQERGITITSAATTCFWDNNQINIIDTPGHVDFTVEVERSLRVLDGAVAVFDGKEGVEPQSETVWRQADKYNVPRICFVNKMDKLGADFYFTVDTIINRLGAEPLVLQLPIGAENDFVGVVDLIEMHAKVWPGDAKGDVTMGAQYEVQEIPADLQARAEEYRAKLIERVAESDDALLEKFFDGQELTNDEIRAGIRKLTIASEVYPVLCGSAFKNRGVQPMLDAVISYLPSPLDVPPMIGHDVKDEEKEIIRKPDATEPFSALAFKVAVHPFFGRLTYVRVYSGSIESGAQVINSTKGKKERIGKIFQMHSNKENPVDNVTAGHIYAVIGLKDTTTGDTLCDPNDQVVLESMTFPEPVIEVAIEPNTKADQEKLSTAIQKLAEEDPTFRVELNAETGQTTIKGMGELHLDILVDRMKREFKVEASVGKPQVAYRETLTKPVERYDYTHKKQTGGSGQFAKVQIALEPMEVTAEKVYEFENAVTGGRVPREYIPSVDAGIQDAMQVGILAGYPTVGVKAILKDGQSHDVDSSEMAFKIAGSMAYKEAARKAGPVILEPIMAVEVRTPEEYMGDVIGDLNSRRGQIASMEDASGVKVVRASVPLSEMFGYVGDLRSKTSGRAVYSMTFETYAQVPKKVEEEIIEKGKGN, encoded by the coding sequence GTGGCACAGGACGTGCTCACCGACCTGAACAAGGTCCGCAACATCGGCATCATGGCGCACATCGATGCCGGCAAGACCACGACGACCGAGCGCATCCTGTTCTACACGGGCATCACGCACAAGATCGGTGAGGTCCACGACGGCGCCGCCACGATGGACTGGATGGCGCAGGAGCAGGAGCGCGGCATCACGATCACGTCGGCCGCGACGACCTGCTTCTGGGACAACAACCAGATCAACATCATCGACACCCCCGGTCACGTGGACTTCACGGTCGAGGTGGAGCGTTCGCTCCGCGTCCTCGACGGTGCGGTCGCCGTCTTCGACGGTAAGGAGGGCGTCGAGCCCCAGTCCGAGACCGTGTGGCGTCAGGCGGACAAGTACAACGTCCCGCGCATCTGCTTCGTCAACAAGATGGACAAGCTCGGTGCGGACTTCTACTTCACCGTCGACACGATCATCAACCGCCTCGGTGCGGAGCCGCTCGTGCTCCAGCTCCCGATCGGTGCCGAGAACGACTTCGTCGGCGTCGTCGACCTCATCGAGATGCACGCCAAGGTCTGGCCGGGCGATGCCAAGGGTGACGTCACCATGGGCGCCCAGTACGAGGTCCAGGAGATCCCCGCGGACCTCCAGGCCCGTGCCGAGGAGTACCGCGCGAAGCTGATCGAGCGCGTCGCCGAGTCCGACGACGCCCTGCTCGAGAAGTTCTTCGACGGCCAGGAGCTCACCAACGACGAGATCCGCGCCGGCATCCGCAAGCTGACGATCGCGTCCGAGGTCTACCCGGTCCTCTGTGGTTCGGCCTTCAAGAACCGCGGTGTCCAGCCCATGCTCGACGCCGTCATCTCGTACCTCCCGTCCCCGCTCGACGTGCCGCCGATGATCGGCCACGACGTCAAGGACGAGGAGAAGGAGATCATCCGCAAGCCCGACGCCACCGAGCCGTTCTCGGCCCTGGCGTTCAAGGTCGCGGTGCACCCGTTCTTCGGTCGCCTCACCTACGTCCGCGTGTACTCCGGCTCGATCGAGTCCGGTGCCCAGGTCATCAACTCGACCAAGGGCAAGAAGGAGCGCATCGGCAAGATCTTCCAGATGCACTCCAACAAGGAGAACCCGGTCGACAACGTGACCGCGGGCCACATCTACGCGGTGATCGGCCTCAAGGACACCACCACCGGTGACACGCTCTGCGACCCGAACGACCAGGTCGTCCTCGAGTCGATGACGTTCCCGGAGCCGGTCATCGAGGTCGCGATCGAGCCGAACACGAAGGCCGACCAGGAGAAGCTCTCCACGGCCATCCAGAAGCTCGCCGAAGAGGACCCGACGTTCCGCGTCGAGCTCAACGCCGAGACCGGTCAGACGACCATCAAGGGCATGGGCGAGCTCCACCTCGACATCCTGGTCGACCGCATGAAGCGGGAGTTCAAGGTCGAGGCGAGCGTCGGCAAGCCGCAGGTCGCCTACCGCGAGACCCTGACCAAGCCGGTCGAGCGCTACGACTACACCCACAAGAAGCAGACCGGTGGTTCCGGTCAGTTCGCGAAGGTGCAGATCGCGCTCGAGCCGATGGAGGTCACGGCCGAGAAGGTCTACGAGTTCGAGAACGCCGTCACCGGTGGCCGCGTCCCGCGCGAGTACATCCCGTCGGTCGACGCCGGTATCCAGGACGCGATGCAGGTCGGCATCCTCGCCGGCTACCCGACGGTCGGCGTGAAGGCCATCCTCAAGGACGGCCAGTCGCACGACGTCGACTCGTCCGAGATGGCGTTCAAGATCGCCGGTTCGATGGCGTACAAGGAAGCTGCCCGCAAGGCCGGCCCCGTCATCCTCGAGCCGATCATGGCCGTTGAGGTCCGTACTCCGGAGGAGTACATGGGCGACGTCATCGGTGACCTGAACTCCCGTCGTGGCCAGATCGCCTCGATGGAGGATGCCTCGGGCGTCAAGGTGGTCCGCGCGAGCGTGCCGCTGTCCGAGATGTTCGGCTACGTCGGTGACCTTCGTTCGAAGACCTCCGGTCGTGCCGTCTACTCGATGACCTTCGAGACCTACGCACAGGTCCCGAAGAAGGTCGAAGAGGAGATCATCGAGAAGGGCAAGGGGAACTGA
- the rplB gene encoding 50S ribosomal protein L2 gives MAIRNYKPTTPGRRGSSVADFAEITRSTPEKSLLRPLPKTGGRNSSGRITTRHIGGGHKRQYRVIDFRRHDKDGVDAKVAHIEYDPNRTARIALLHYVDGTKRYIIAPNKLKQGDVVEQGPGADIKPGNNLPLRNIPVGTVIHAIELRPGGGAKMARSAGASVRLVAKDGPYAQLRLPSGEVRNVDARCRATIGEVGNAEQSNINWGKAGRMRWKGVRPTVRGVAMNPVDHPHGGGEGKTSGGRHPVSPWGQAEGRTRKPNKPSDKLIVRRRNAGKKRK, from the coding sequence ATGGCTATTCGTAACTACAAGCCGACGACCCCTGGTCGTCGCGGCTCGTCGGTCGCCGACTTCGCTGAGATCACCCGTTCGACGCCGGAGAAGTCGCTGCTTCGTCCGCTGCCGAAGACCGGTGGCCGCAACAGCTCGGGCCGCATCACCACCCGCCACATCGGTGGTGGCCACAAGCGCCAGTACCGCGTGATCGACTTCCGTCGTCACGACAAGGACGGCGTGGACGCCAAGGTCGCGCACATCGAGTACGACCCGAACCGCACCGCGCGCATCGCGCTGCTGCACTACGTCGACGGCACGAAGCGCTACATCATCGCGCCGAACAAGCTCAAGCAGGGCGACGTCGTCGAGCAGGGCCCCGGCGCCGACATCAAGCCCGGCAACAACCTGCCGCTGCGCAACATCCCCGTGGGTACGGTCATCCACGCGATCGAGCTCCGCCCCGGTGGCGGCGCGAAGATGGCGCGTTCGGCCGGTGCCTCGGTGCGTCTCGTCGCCAAGGACGGCCCCTACGCGCAGCTCCGTCTGCCGTCGGGCGAGGTCCGCAACGTCGACGCCCGCTGCCGCGCCACCATCGGCGAGGTCGGCAACGCCGAGCAGTCCAACATCAACTGGGGCAAGGCCGGCCGCATGCGCTGGAAGGGCGTCCGCCCGACCGTGCGTGGTGTCGCGATGAACCCGGTCGACCACCCGCACGGTGGTGGTGAGGGCAAGACGTCCGGTGGTCGTCACCCGGTCAGCCCCTGGGGCCAGGCCGAGGGTCGTACGCGCAAGCCGAACAAGCCGAGCGACAAGCTCATCGTCCGTCGCCGTAACGCCGGCAAGAAGCGCAAGTAG
- the tuf gene encoding elongation factor Tu, translating to MAKAKFERTKPHVNIGTIGHVDHGKTTLTAAITKVLHDQYPDLNEARDFAQIDSAPEERDRGITINISHVEYQTDKRHYAHVDAPGHADYVKNMITGAAQMDGAILVVAATDGPMPQTREHVLLARQVGVPYIVVALNKSDMVDDEEILELVELEVRELLGSQEFDEDAPVVQVSALKALEGDEKWVKSVQDLMSAVDENVPDPVRATDQPFLMPIEDVFTITGRGTVVTGRVERGTLDLNSEVEIVGIRPTQKTTVTGIEMFRKLLDKAEAGDNTGLLIRGLKREDVERGQVVVKPGSVTPHTEFKANAYILTKEEGGRHNPFYANYRPQFYFRTTDVTGVITLPEGTEMVMPGDTVAMSVELIQPIAMEAGLRFAIREGGRTVGAGTVEEIVK from the coding sequence GTGGCCAAGGCCAAGTTCGAGCGGACCAAGCCGCACGTCAACATCGGAACCATCGGTCACGTCGACCACGGCAAGACCACGCTCACGGCGGCGATCACCAAGGTTCTGCACGACCAGTACCCGGACCTCAACGAGGCCCGTGACTTCGCACAGATCGACAGCGCTCCCGAGGAGCGCGACCGCGGCATCACGATCAACATCTCGCACGTCGAGTACCAGACCGACAAGCGCCACTACGCGCACGTCGACGCTCCTGGTCACGCCGACTACGTGAAGAACATGATCACCGGTGCGGCGCAGATGGACGGCGCGATCCTCGTGGTCGCCGCCACCGACGGCCCGATGCCCCAGACGCGTGAGCACGTGCTGCTCGCCCGCCAGGTCGGCGTCCCCTACATCGTCGTCGCGCTGAACAAGTCCGACATGGTGGACGACGAGGAGATCCTGGAGCTCGTCGAGCTCGAGGTCCGCGAGCTCCTCGGCTCGCAGGAGTTCGACGAGGACGCCCCCGTCGTGCAGGTCTCGGCGCTCAAGGCGCTCGAGGGCGACGAGAAGTGGGTCAAGTCCGTCCAGGACCTGATGTCCGCCGTCGACGAGAACGTCCCGGACCCGGTGCGCGCCACCGACCAGCCGTTCCTCATGCCGATCGAGGACGTCTTCACGATCACCGGTCGTGGCACCGTCGTCACCGGTCGTGTCGAGCGTGGCACGCTGGACCTCAACTCCGAGGTCGAGATCGTCGGCATCCGCCCGACGCAGAAGACCACGGTCACGGGCATCGAGATGTTCCGCAAGCTGCTGGACAAGGCTGAGGCGGGCGACAACACCGGTCTCCTCATCCGTGGCCTCAAGCGCGAGGACGTCGAGCGCGGCCAGGTCGTCGTGAAGCCGGGTTCGGTCACGCCGCACACCGAGTTCAAGGCGAACGCGTACATCCTGACCAAGGAAGAGGGCGGTCGTCACAACCCGTTCTACGCGAACTACCGTCCGCAGTTCTACTTCCGCACCACGGACGTCACCGGCGTCATCACGCTGCCCGAGGGCACCGAGATGGTCATGCCCGGTGACACCGTCGCCATGTCGGTCGAGCTGATCCAGCCGATCGCGATGGAGGCCGGCCTCCGCTTCGCCATCCGTGAGGGTGGCCGCACGGTCGGCGCCGGTACGGTCGAGGAGATCGTCAAGTAA
- the rpsJ gene encoding 30S ribosomal protein S10, with amino-acid sequence MAGQKIRIRLKSYDHEVIDTSARKIVDTVTRAGATVVGPVPLPTEKNVVTVIRSPHKYKDSREHFEKRTHKRVIDIVDPTPKAVDSLMRLDLPADVNIEIKL; translated from the coding sequence ATGGCGGGACAGAAGATCCGCATCCGGCTCAAGTCGTACGACCACGAGGTCATCGACACGTCGGCCCGGAAGATCGTCGACACGGTGACCCGTGCCGGTGCGACCGTGGTCGGCCCGGTGCCGCTCCCCACCGAGAAGAACGTGGTCACCGTGATCCGTTCGCCCCACAAGTACAAGGACTCGCGCGAGCACTTCGAGAAGCGCACGCACAAGCGGGTCATCGACATCGTCGACCCGACGCCGAAGGCCGTCGACTCGCTCATGCGACTCGACCTCCCGGCTGACGTCAACATCGAGATCAAGCTGTAA
- the rplW gene encoding 50S ribosomal protein L23, which yields MSGFNKDPRDIIISPVVSEKSYGLIDQGKYTFIVDPRSNKTEIKLAIEKIFDVKVASINTLNRPGKTRRTKFGMGKRKDTKRAIVTLKSGSIDIFTAVG from the coding sequence ATGAGCGGCTTCAACAAGGACCCGCGCGACATCATCATCTCGCCGGTCGTCTCGGAGAAGAGCTACGGCCTGATCGACCAGGGCAAGTACACGTTCATCGTGGACCCCCGCTCGAACAAGACCGAGATCAAGCTCGCCATCGAGAAGATCTTCGACGTCAAGGTCGCGAGCATCAACACGCTGAACCGCCCGGGCAAGACCCGTCGCACCAAGTTCGGCATGGGCAAGCGCAAGGACACCAAGCGCGCCATCGTGACGCTCAAGTCCGGTTCGATCGACATCTTCACGGCTGTCGGCTGA
- the rpsS gene encoding 30S ribosomal protein S19 has product MPRSLKKGPFVDEHLLRKVVTQNEANTKNVIRTWSRRSMIVPNMLGHTIAVHDGRKHIPVFVTESMVGHKLGEFAPTRTFRGHVKDDKKGRRR; this is encoded by the coding sequence ATGCCACGCAGTCTGAAGAAGGGCCCCTTCGTCGACGAGCACCTGCTCCGCAAGGTCGTCACGCAGAACGAGGCCAACACCAAGAACGTGATCCGTACGTGGTCGCGTCGCTCGATGATCGTGCCGAACATGCTCGGCCACACGATCGCCGTGCACGACGGCCGCAAGCACATCCCGGTGTTCGTCACCGAGTCGATGGTCGGTCACAAGCTCGGCGAGTTCGCGCCGACCCGCACCTTCCGTGGTCACGTGAAGGACGACAAGAAGGGCCGTCGCCGCTAA
- the rplV gene encoding 50S ribosomal protein L22 yields MVESIARVRHIRVTPQKARRVIELIRGKQAHEALAILKFAPQAASEPVYKLVASAIANARVKADSTNSFLDERDLYVSRVFVDEGTTLKRFQPRAQGRAFRINKRTSHITVVLATPDEVEAAATSKKASN; encoded by the coding sequence ATGGTGGAGTCGATCGCACGCGTGCGACACATCCGCGTCACGCCTCAGAAGGCCCGTCGCGTCATCGAGCTGATCCGCGGCAAGCAGGCCCACGAGGCGCTCGCCATCCTGAAGTTCGCCCCGCAGGCCGCTTCGGAGCCCGTGTACAAGCTGGTCGCCTCGGCGATCGCCAACGCACGTGTCAAGGCGGACTCGACGAACAGCTTCCTCGACGAGCGCGACCTCTACGTGAGCCGCGTCTTCGTCGACGAGGGCACGACCCTGAAGCGGTTCCAGCCGCGCGCCCAGGGCCGGGCCTTCCGCATCAACAAGCGCACCAGCCACATCACGGTCGTCCTCGCGACGCCGGACGAGGTCGAGGCTGCCGCGACGAGCAAGAAGGCGAGCAACTAA
- the rplC gene encoding 50S ribosomal protein L3: MANSTKTVKGLLGKKLGMTQVWDENNKFIPVTVIEVGPNVVTQIRNVERDGYEAIQIAAGAIDPRKVNKPAAGHFEAAGVTPRRTLTEIRTNDSAEYTLGQELTVDTFEAGQKVDVVGTSKGKGFAGVMKRHGFAGVSASHGAHRNHRKPGSIGASSTPSRVFKGMRMAGRMGGERVTVLNLTVHAVDAEKGLLLVKGAVPGARGRSVFVRTAVKGK; the protein is encoded by the coding sequence ATGGCGAACTCAACCAAGACCGTCAAGGGCCTCCTCGGCAAGAAGCTCGGGATGACCCAGGTGTGGGACGAGAACAACAAGTTCATCCCCGTCACCGTGATCGAGGTCGGCCCGAACGTGGTCACCCAGATCCGCAACGTCGAGCGCGACGGCTACGAGGCGATCCAGATCGCCGCCGGCGCCATCGACCCGCGCAAGGTGAACAAGCCGGCCGCCGGCCACTTCGAGGCTGCTGGTGTGACCCCGCGTCGCACCCTCACCGAGATCCGCACCAACGACTCCGCCGAGTACACGCTCGGCCAGGAGCTCACCGTCGACACCTTCGAGGCCGGCCAGAAGGTCGACGTCGTCGGGACGTCGAAGGGCAAGGGCTTCGCCGGTGTCATGAAGCGCCACGGCTTCGCCGGTGTGTCCGCTTCGCACGGTGCCCACCGCAACCACCGCAAGCCCGGTTCGATCGGTGCTTCGTCGACCCCGTCGCGTGTCTTCAAGGGCATGCGCATGGCCGGCCGCATGGGTGGCGAGCGCGTGACCGTCCTCAACCTCACGGTGCACGCCGTCGACGCCGAGAAGGGTCTGCTGCTCGTCAAGGGCGCCGTCCCCGGTGCGCGCGGTCGCTCCGTCTTCGTCCGCACCGCCGTGAAGGGTAAGTGA
- a CDS encoding DNA topoisomerase IB → MTRLRRSRTNGRGYHRVRSGKGFSFRDPDGQTVTDKAVRERLEELVIPPAWDDVWISPYDNGHILATGIDGAGRRQYMYHPGWRERMDRIKYDRALALAESLPSARRMVTQDLRRPEPDRRRALAAAFRMLDQGSLRVGSERYATEHGSRGLSTLLCAHAHVSGDDIELDFPGKSGQEWSSTIHDHDLARVIAGMKRRGPNARLLSFRAERGAEWEPLAADDINEYVKERAGDEFTAKDFRTLHGTVAAAVDLARTGPQSSQAKRKKAVSHAVKAASEELGNTPTVCRQSYIDPRLLDAYEHGETIDPDRLHAAESEVRALLYRQ, encoded by the coding sequence GTGACTCGTCTCCGACGCTCCAGGACCAACGGTCGTGGCTACCACCGTGTCCGCAGCGGCAAGGGCTTCTCGTTCCGGGATCCGGACGGTCAGACCGTGACGGACAAGGCCGTCCGTGAGCGGCTCGAGGAGCTCGTGATCCCGCCGGCCTGGGACGACGTGTGGATCTCGCCCTACGACAACGGGCACATCCTGGCGACGGGGATCGACGGTGCCGGACGCCGGCAGTACATGTACCACCCGGGCTGGCGCGAGCGCATGGACCGGATCAAGTACGACCGCGCCCTCGCCCTCGCCGAATCGCTGCCGTCGGCACGGAGGATGGTGACGCAGGACCTCCGCAGGCCGGAGCCCGACCGTCGCCGGGCGCTGGCCGCGGCGTTCCGGATGCTCGACCAGGGCTCACTCCGCGTCGGCTCCGAGCGCTACGCCACCGAGCACGGCAGCCGCGGACTGTCGACCCTGCTCTGTGCGCACGCACACGTCTCGGGCGACGACATCGAGCTCGACTTCCCGGGCAAGAGCGGGCAGGAGTGGTCGTCCACCATCCACGACCACGACCTCGCGCGGGTGATCGCGGGCATGAAGCGACGTGGTCCGAACGCGCGCCTGTTGTCCTTCCGTGCCGAGCGCGGCGCCGAGTGGGAGCCGCTCGCCGCCGACGACATCAACGAGTACGTCAAGGAGCGCGCGGGGGACGAGTTCACCGCCAAGGACTTCCGGACCCTGCACGGCACCGTGGCGGCCGCGGTGGACCTGGCCAGGACCGGGCCGCAGTCGTCGCAGGCGAAGCGGAAGAAGGCCGTCTCGCACGCCGTCAAGGCCGCGAGCGAGGAACTCGGCAACACGCCGACGGTGTGCCGGCAGAGCTACATCGACCCGCGCCTGCTCGACGCGTACGAGCACGGCGAGACGATCGACCCGGACCGGTTGCACGCCGCCGAGTCCGAGGTCCGAGCGCTGCTCTACCGACAGTGA
- the rpsC gene encoding 30S ribosomal protein S3, protein MGQKVNPYGFRLGITTDHVSHWFTDSTKQGQRYADYVAEDIKVREYLKKTLDRAGVARIELERTRDRVRVDIHTARPGIVIGRRGAEAERVRGELEKLTKKQIQLNILEVKNPETEAQLVAQGIAEQLSARVAFRRAMRKGLQGAQRAGAKGVRIQVSGRLGGAEMSRSEFYREGRVPLHTLRANIDYGFYEARTTFGRIGVKVWIYKGDITNKELAREQANQRSSRPERRGGPRGERGERGDRRGGDRGGRQQQAPQDAPAGAGVEA, encoded by the coding sequence ATGGGCCAGAAGGTCAACCCGTACGGTTTCCGTCTCGGGATCACGACGGACCACGTCTCGCACTGGTTCACCGACAGCACGAAGCAGGGTCAGCGCTACGCCGACTACGTGGCCGAGGACATCAAGGTGCGCGAGTACCTGAAGAAGACCCTCGACCGCGCCGGTGTCGCCCGCATCGAGCTCGAGCGCACCCGTGACCGCGTCCGTGTGGACATCCACACCGCGCGTCCGGGCATCGTCATCGGTCGCCGTGGCGCCGAGGCGGAGCGCGTCCGTGGCGAGCTGGAGAAGCTCACCAAGAAGCAGATCCAGCTCAACATCCTCGAGGTCAAGAACCCCGAGACCGAGGCCCAGCTCGTCGCGCAGGGCATCGCCGAGCAGCTCTCCGCCCGTGTCGCGTTCCGTCGCGCCATGCGCAAGGGCCTGCAGGGTGCACAGCGCGCCGGCGCCAAGGGCGTCCGGATCCAGGTGTCGGGCCGTCTCGGCGGCGCCGAGATGTCGCGCTCGGAGTTCTACCGCGAGGGCCGTGTGCCCCTGCACACGCTCCGCGCGAACATCGACTACGGCTTCTACGAGGCCCGGACCACGTTCGGCCGCATCGGCGTGAAGGTCTGGATCTACAAGGGCGACATCACGAACAAGGAGCTCGCTCGCGAGCAGGCGAACCAGCGTTCGTCGCGCCCCGAGCGTCGTGGCGGCCCGCGTGGCGAGCGCGGCGAGCGTGGGGACCGCCGTGGCGGCGACCGCGGCGGCCGCCAGCAGCAGGCCCCGCAGGACGCGCCGGCCGGCGCAGGAGTTGAGGCGTAA